In Halobaculum sp. XH14, a single genomic region encodes these proteins:
- a CDS encoding DUF7283 family protein, which translates to MFDVPLDAWYAWLGTAAVATTVLGTAFGLPTAPPPDATAAANAVDSVAAHDPPASVEYRLAADAVMVESTGLTLRSDAGVAHAGFAFGPVVPTPPGSALAAVATGSEPSAVFADRASFERALDGERTDPPGWRGAKRLIVRRVAWGGEDATLVLVR; encoded by the coding sequence ATGTTCGACGTCCCGCTGGACGCCTGGTACGCCTGGCTCGGCACCGCGGCCGTGGCCACGACGGTCCTCGGCACGGCCTTCGGTCTTCCGACGGCACCGCCGCCGGACGCGACCGCCGCGGCCAACGCCGTGGATTCGGTCGCCGCACACGACCCGCCCGCGAGCGTCGAGTACCGGCTCGCCGCGGACGCGGTCATGGTCGAGTCCACCGGCCTCACGCTCCGGTCGGACGCCGGCGTCGCCCACGCAGGGTTCGCGTTCGGTCCGGTCGTCCCGACTCCACCCGGAAGCGCGCTGGCTGCCGTCGCCACCGGGTCCGAGCCGAGCGCGGTGTTCGCCGACCGGGCCTCGTTCGAGCGGGCGCTCGACGGGGAGCGGACGGACCCGCCGGGCTGGCGGGGAGCCAAGCGACTGATCGTTCGACGCGTCGCTTGGGGAGGTGAGGATGCGACGCTCGTGCTCGTCCGGTAG
- a CDS encoding type II secretion system protein, with protein sequence MLSELAGLWPISVRPGREFRQSLGLLGVDRDAEQVLEAGYVLSTGAGLGVAGAATLIGGVLPAVLLGAACGLGLVSAVPRLPRVLATFRRTRALGDAVELVGLLALQLRLTPVPERAARFTARTGDGLLARSLRDWVGRSVGTPRTGLQGFGREWEPWFPALARAVSNLEAAAEADPDRRDRVLDRAVDTVDRALSERVQAFANELHGPVTGLYAFGVLLPLALVGTLPAATAAGIPITPAVFVLGYDVLLPGSVAVAGVKLLAARPVAFPPPTVSPSGAKRRRRIVLGVAAGFGGVGVGWVVGTTLVGGWAGHIAAVGAGSGAVLVVVSRPIVRERRRVRELERGLSDALSVVGRAVSEGTAVENAVERAGAITSGPVSEAFEGAARRRELLGVRLGRAFLGTHGPMATRGGTRSRGAVALLVAAAREGRPAGDALRTYADRLDELLEHERTGRRALATVTRTLSHTAALFGPLVGGATVALARRLAEADARLTAGQAGTMLPPDLVGTAVGWYVLLLAVILTSLATGLERGLDGWLVAYRTGIALLTAVGSFLAGVVGAGLLL encoded by the coding sequence ATGCTGAGCGAACTCGCGGGCCTGTGGCCGATTTCCGTCCGCCCGGGACGAGAGTTTCGGCAGTCGCTCGGGCTCCTTGGCGTCGACCGCGACGCGGAACAGGTCCTCGAAGCCGGCTACGTGCTTTCGACCGGGGCTGGCCTCGGGGTGGCGGGAGCCGCCACCCTGATCGGCGGCGTCCTCCCGGCCGTCCTGCTCGGGGCGGCGTGCGGACTCGGACTCGTCTCTGCCGTCCCGAGGCTGCCGCGGGTGCTCGCCACGTTCAGACGGACCCGCGCGCTCGGCGACGCGGTCGAACTGGTGGGACTGCTGGCGTTGCAGCTTCGGTTGACGCCGGTTCCCGAGCGCGCCGCGCGGTTCACGGCGCGGACCGGGGACGGGCTGCTCGCGAGGAGCCTCCGAGACTGGGTCGGACGCAGCGTCGGGACGCCGCGGACGGGACTCCAGGGGTTCGGCCGGGAGTGGGAACCGTGGTTCCCCGCGCTGGCACGGGCGGTTTCGAACCTGGAAGCCGCGGCCGAGGCCGATCCGGATCGCCGCGACCGGGTCCTCGACCGCGCGGTCGACACCGTCGACAGGGCGCTCTCCGAGCGCGTCCAGGCGTTCGCGAACGAACTCCACGGGCCCGTGACCGGCCTCTACGCGTTCGGCGTCCTCCTGCCGCTCGCGCTCGTCGGGACGCTCCCGGCGGCGACGGCTGCCGGGATCCCGATCACGCCAGCCGTGTTCGTGCTCGGCTACGACGTGCTGCTTCCCGGCTCCGTCGCCGTCGCGGGCGTGAAGCTGCTGGCCGCGCGCCCCGTCGCGTTCCCGCCTCCGACGGTGAGCCCGTCGGGTGCGAAACGGCGACGACGGATCGTTCTCGGCGTCGCCGCAGGGTTCGGCGGGGTCGGCGTCGGATGGGTCGTCGGAACGACCCTGGTCGGTGGGTGGGCCGGTCACATCGCCGCGGTGGGGGCCGGGTCCGGTGCCGTGCTGGTCGTCGTCTCCCGACCGATCGTGCGGGAACGGCGACGGGTCCGTGAACTCGAACGCGGCCTCTCCGACGCGCTCTCGGTCGTCGGGAGGGCCGTCAGCGAGGGCACTGCGGTGGAGAACGCGGTGGAACGCGCCGGAGCGATAACGTCGGGACCCGTGAGCGAGGCGTTCGAGGGGGCGGCACGCCGTCGTGAACTGCTCGGCGTCCGGCTCGGGAGGGCGTTTCTGGGAACGCACGGTCCGATGGCGACTCGGGGCGGAACCCGCTCGCGCGGCGCGGTCGCGCTTCTGGTCGCTGCGGCCCGCGAGGGGAGGCCGGCCGGGGATGCGCTCCGCACCTACGCGGACAGGCTCGACGAACTCCTCGAACACGAACGGACGGGGCGGCGGGCGCTGGCCACGGTCACGCGGACGCTCTCACACACCGCCGCGCTGTTCGGTCCGCTCGTCGGCGGTGCGACCGTGGCACTCGCCCGTCGCCTGGCGGAGGCTGACGCTCGACTCACGGCGGGGCAAGCGGGCACGATGCTACCTCCGGATCTCGTCGGGACCGCGGTCGGCTGGTACGTGCTCCTGCTGGCCGTCATCCTCACGTCGCTCGCCACGGGGCTGGAGCGAGGACTCGACGGGTGGCTCGTCGCGTACCGGACGGGGATCGCGCTGCTGACGGCCGTTGGCTCGTTTCTCGCGGGCGTCGTCGGTGCCGGCCTCCTGCTGTAA
- a CDS encoding ATPase, T2SS/T4P/T4SS family → MSLDVDSDDCPEDGVLAGSPGCRATVVDALSERDAKPVRTTAGGIERTYDGRASAFLVAAGRFVERVAHHDAELAVRARTDPLAAARTATGRAGPVARVAAETGLAACAEGVAEYDEVLAPTVAPAVARGRTTAGPPDDAVLLNAHELDTGAVVRRYETDGPRDEYRLTPPSETLDPGAFDTLAAAATALADGTVRGGERAAGRAVRRVAGEDDPVELLAAILEKHTRGNGLLDDLFADPRLSDAFLTAPAAKTPVRAVVDGDPVRTNVRFSREDVAAFASRVRAAGGRAFSRASPIVDASLAGVRVAGVTDPASDGPAFAFRRQDDESWTLARLVAAGSLPPRAAGFLSLAVERGVTGLIAGPRGAGKTTLLGALLWELPAAVRTVLVEDTPELPVASLRDADRDVQALRVGTDADAALTPTEAVRSALRLGDGALVVGEVRGTEATALYEAMRVGAAADAVLGTIHGSDGAAVRERVVSDLGVPESSFAATDLVVSLGPDRRLNAIEELRRTTDGTRFVPLFERDGSGSTPTGIIDRGGSRAVNSIAAPAESYGDVLAAVDSRADVVSDLVADGRIASSATVRSGTTERSEAASPSKC, encoded by the coding sequence GTGAGCCTCGACGTCGACAGCGACGACTGTCCCGAGGACGGCGTTCTGGCCGGGTCCCCGGGCTGTCGGGCCACGGTCGTCGACGCGCTCTCGGAACGTGACGCGAAACCGGTCCGGACGACCGCCGGGGGAATCGAACGGACGTACGACGGCCGAGCGTCGGCGTTCCTGGTCGCCGCCGGCCGGTTCGTCGAACGGGTCGCCCACCACGACGCGGAGCTCGCCGTTCGCGCCCGGACGGACCCGCTCGCCGCCGCACGAACTGCGACCGGACGCGCCGGGCCGGTCGCCAGGGTCGCTGCCGAAACCGGCCTCGCCGCGTGTGCGGAGGGCGTGGCCGAGTACGACGAAGTCCTCGCGCCGACGGTGGCCCCGGCCGTCGCACGGGGGCGGACCACTGCCGGCCCCCCGGACGATGCGGTACTCCTGAACGCGCACGAACTCGACACTGGGGCCGTGGTCAGACGGTACGAGACCGACGGGCCGCGCGACGAGTACCGGCTCACGCCACCGAGCGAGACGCTCGATCCCGGGGCGTTCGATACGCTCGCCGCCGCGGCGACCGCCCTCGCGGACGGGACCGTCCGCGGCGGCGAGCGGGCGGCGGGACGCGCGGTGCGGCGGGTCGCGGGCGAGGACGATCCGGTCGAGCTGCTCGCCGCGATCCTCGAGAAGCACACGCGGGGAAACGGGTTACTCGACGATCTGTTCGCCGACCCGCGACTCTCGGACGCCTTCCTGACCGCCCCCGCGGCGAAGACGCCAGTTCGGGCCGTCGTGGACGGCGATCCAGTCCGCACGAACGTCCGATTCTCCCGCGAGGACGTCGCGGCGTTCGCCTCGCGGGTCCGCGCCGCCGGCGGCCGGGCGTTCTCGCGCGCCTCGCCGATCGTGGACGCGTCGCTCGCCGGCGTCCGCGTCGCCGGCGTCACCGACCCGGCCAGCGACGGACCGGCGTTCGCCTTCCGCCGGCAGGACGACGAGTCCTGGACGCTCGCGCGACTCGTCGCGGCCGGGTCGCTTCCGCCTCGGGCGGCCGGGTTCCTCTCGCTGGCGGTCGAACGCGGCGTCACGGGACTGATTGCGGGACCGAGAGGTGCTGGCAAGACCACGCTGCTCGGCGCGTTGCTCTGGGAGCTTCCGGCGGCCGTCCGGACGGTTCTCGTGGAGGACACACCGGAACTCCCCGTCGCGTCGCTCCGGGACGCCGATCGCGACGTGCAAGCGCTCCGCGTCGGGACCGACGCCGACGCCGCGCTCACACCGACGGAAGCCGTCAGGAGCGCGCTCCGCCTCGGCGATGGCGCACTCGTCGTGGGCGAGGTTCGCGGGACGGAGGCGACGGCGCTGTACGAGGCCATGCGCGTCGGCGCGGCGGCCGACGCGGTGCTTGGAACCATTCACGGCTCCGACGGGGCCGCGGTCCGCGAACGCGTCGTCTCCGACCTGGGGGTCCCCGAATCGTCGTTCGCCGCGACGGATCTGGTCGTCTCGCTCGGCCCGGACAGGCGACTGAACGCGATCGAGGAACTCCGTCGCACGACCGACGGAACGAGGTTCGTCCCGCTGTTCGAACGGGACGGCAGTGGCTCGACCCCCACCGGCATCATCGACCGGGGAGGGAGCCGCGCGGTGAACTCGATCGCCGCGCCCGCGGAGTCGTACGGTGACGTTCTGGCGGCGGTCGACTCGCGGGCGGACGTCGTCTCCGACCTCGTGGCGGACGGTCGAATCGCCTCGAGCGCGACCGTCCGATCGGGGACGACGGAGCGATCCGAGGCCGCCAGCCCGTCGAAATGCTGA
- a CDS encoding DUF7311 family protein: MIRYVLATVLAVALLGVSLPPIQAAGAERTASTLDRFGERLDRAAAELRSESDPVGATLPGGREVVELSLPRASLTAAPVRFVELCTLADGRTALRYGVGSGSVVTRWLDAGLRLPDGPIRFVEAGAHRVELRFTRLEGVPVVAATTPESSNTGTEPTAACDSSTDSDRATHGPASVDRPSGPRPVRATLE; this comes from the coding sequence GTGATCCGGTACGTGCTCGCGACGGTCCTGGCCGTCGCGCTCCTCGGCGTCTCGCTCCCACCGATACAGGCGGCGGGCGCGGAGCGGACCGCGAGCACCCTCGACCGGTTCGGGGAACGGCTCGACCGCGCGGCCGCCGAGCTGCGATCCGAGTCCGATCCCGTCGGCGCGACGCTCCCGGGCGGACGCGAGGTCGTGGAGCTCTCGCTGCCGCGTGCATCGCTCACGGCGGCCCCGGTTCGCTTCGTCGAACTCTGCACGCTCGCGGACGGCCGGACTGCGCTCAGGTACGGCGTCGGAAGCGGCTCGGTAGTGACGCGGTGGCTCGATGCCGGTCTCCGGCTCCCGGACGGTCCGATCCGGTTCGTCGAAGCCGGTGCCCACCGCGTCGAACTGCGGTTCACGAGGCTTGAGGGCGTCCCGGTCGTCGCGGCGACGACCCCCGAGAGTTCAAATACCGGAACGGAACCAACGGCCGCATGCGACTCCTCGACCGACTCCGACCGGGCGACGCACGGACCTGCCAGTGTCGACCGTCCGTCCGGACCCCGGCCGGTTCGAGCGACGCTCGAGTGA
- a CDS encoding DUF7310 family coiled-coil domain-containing protein, whose product MTEPPDEAAKRSDRRPSAGEGVDRDSLSARLAAVERALGERDDPLQADTATERARLADRVTAVEDGLADLDERVGEIEAATQALRGYVGGVRAVNRDVERRADAALATAERVASTLDCEAEPRRTDRPPTHEETLRGDADGSARTPTRSPDQDAPEEGTEPTRSDGIAARLRDAL is encoded by the coding sequence GTGACCGAACCACCGGACGAGGCGGCAAAGCGGAGCGACCGACGTCCATCCGCCGGCGAGGGAGTCGACCGCGACTCCCTCTCGGCTCGACTCGCCGCGGTCGAGCGCGCCCTCGGCGAGCGCGACGACCCGCTCCAGGCCGACACCGCCACCGAACGCGCACGACTCGCCGACCGGGTGACTGCGGTCGAGGACGGGCTCGCCGACCTGGACGAACGGGTCGGCGAGATCGAGGCCGCGACGCAGGCGCTCCGCGGGTACGTCGGCGGCGTCCGCGCCGTGAACAGGGACGTCGAGCGGCGCGCCGACGCGGCGCTGGCGACCGCGGAGCGGGTCGCTTCCACCCTCGACTGCGAGGCGGAACCTCGGCGGACTGACCGTCCGCCGACGCACGAGGAGACTCTCCGGGGCGACGCCGACGGTTCGGCCCGAACTCCGACCCGGAGTCCCGACCAAGACGCTCCGGAGGAGGGTACGGAGCCGACGCGTTCGGACGGCATCGCGGCACGGCTCAGGGACGCGCTGTGA
- a CDS encoding tubulin/FtsZ family protein produces the protein MKTVLIGVGQAGGKVASALVDFDHEMGFDSVIGALGVNTAKADLQSLQFDTVLIGQDRVRGHGVGGDNELGAEVMQSDVREVMGELDGRITAEAEAIMVVAGLGGGTGSGGAPVLTKRLKRVYDVPVYGLGVLPGRGEGAMYQVNAGRSLKTLAREADSVLLIDNDAWHSSGESMEEGFDSINANIARRVGLLLAAGEAVEGVGESVVDTSEVINTLRSGGISALGYASAEASESADENINVVTSVTRNALLTGTSLPNAVDADSALLVVAGNPEHISRKGVERARKWLEEETGSMQVRGGDFPLESERLASLVLLGGVERSGRVQEFMERAAAAVEEAEAREEEANPEEKLFQNEDLDSLI, from the coding sequence ATGAAGACGGTCCTCATCGGGGTCGGACAGGCCGGCGGGAAGGTGGCGTCGGCGCTCGTCGACTTCGACCACGAAATGGGGTTCGACTCTGTGATCGGCGCACTGGGCGTCAACACGGCGAAGGCGGACCTCCAGTCCCTCCAGTTCGACACCGTGCTCATCGGGCAAGACCGCGTCCGCGGGCACGGCGTCGGCGGCGACAACGAGCTCGGTGCCGAAGTGATGCAGAGCGACGTGCGCGAGGTCATGGGCGAACTGGACGGCCGCATCACGGCGGAGGCCGAGGCGATCATGGTCGTCGCCGGCCTCGGCGGCGGAACCGGGTCGGGCGGCGCGCCCGTCCTCACGAAGCGACTGAAGCGGGTGTACGACGTGCCGGTGTACGGGCTCGGCGTCCTACCGGGACGTGGCGAGGGCGCGATGTACCAGGTGAACGCCGGGCGGTCGCTCAAGACGCTCGCTCGCGAGGCCGACTCGGTGCTGCTCATCGACAACGACGCCTGGCACAGCTCCGGCGAGAGCATGGAGGAGGGGTTCGACTCCATCAACGCGAACATCGCTCGCCGGGTCGGCCTGCTGCTCGCGGCCGGCGAGGCGGTCGAGGGGGTCGGCGAGAGCGTCGTCGACACCAGCGAGGTGATCAACACGCTCCGCTCGGGTGGCATCTCGGCGCTCGGCTACGCGAGCGCCGAGGCGAGCGAGAGCGCGGACGAGAACATCAACGTCGTGACGAGCGTGACGCGGAACGCGCTCCTCACCGGGACGAGCCTCCCGAACGCGGTCGACGCCGATTCGGCGCTGCTCGTGGTCGCCGGCAACCCCGAGCACATCTCACGGAAGGGCGTCGAACGCGCCCGAAAGTGGCTCGAGGAGGAGACCGGGAGCATGCAGGTCCGCGGCGGCGACTTCCCGCTCGAATCCGAACGGCTCGCGTCGCTGGTGCTGCTCGGCGGCGTCGAGCGGAGCGGGCGCGTCCAGGAGTTCATGGAGCGTGCCGCCGCGGCCGTCGAGGAGGCGGAAGCGCGGGAGGAAGAGGCGAACCCCGAGGAGAAGCTGTTCCAGAACGAGGACCTGGACAGCCTCATCTGA
- a CDS encoding COX15/CtaA family protein, whose translation MTRVPAWLTFRRYAAFVTGMTLTLVMLGIYTAASGSGLACAQQWPLCDGGVLPRTIPSFIEWFHRLWAMITGFLILGVAAWAWRAGQSPRTRWAATVATVLTPMQAVLGAVTVTFNGRLPGGYSAPVHAAHFLVGFAIFVGLADATLTAYEGRYRRNRVERTRLALDVALGGLLAGTVLSRLPPLLAYDPWAQALFYGVSLAAFGALLGAVRWLGGRDGGGPGRAGRGRLRWAVGVAAGLLFVAMVLGRDLVFYTATVGLVNAAVVVAALALVAGARWRLRDDGAASDSTASVSD comes from the coding sequence ATGACTCGCGTCCCTGCCTGGCTCACCTTCCGGCGGTACGCAGCGTTCGTCACCGGCATGACGCTCACGCTCGTCATGCTCGGCATCTACACGGCCGCGTCCGGTTCCGGGCTCGCGTGCGCCCAGCAGTGGCCGCTGTGTGACGGCGGCGTCCTCCCCCGGACGATCCCCTCGTTCATCGAGTGGTTCCACCGGCTCTGGGCGATGATCACGGGGTTCCTCATCCTCGGCGTCGCCGCCTGGGCGTGGCGCGCCGGGCAGTCCCCGCGGACGAGGTGGGCCGCGACGGTCGCGACCGTGCTCACGCCGATGCAGGCCGTTCTCGGCGCCGTCACGGTGACGTTCAACGGCCGGCTTCCGGGCGGCTACTCCGCGCCGGTCCACGCGGCGCACTTTCTCGTCGGGTTCGCCATCTTCGTCGGCCTGGCCGACGCGACGCTGACGGCGTACGAGGGACGCTACCGCCGGAACAGGGTCGAGCGGACGCGGCTCGCCCTGGACGTCGCGCTCGGCGGCCTGCTCGCCGGCACCGTGCTCTCTCGGCTCCCGCCGCTGCTCGCGTACGATCCGTGGGCGCAGGCGCTGTTCTACGGAGTGTCGCTCGCGGCGTTCGGGGCGCTGCTGGGCGCGGTCAGGTGGCTCGGCGGTCGGGATGGTGGCGGACCGGGACGGGCGGGCCGGGGCCGGCTCCGATGGGCCGTCGGCGTCGCCGCGGGGCTCCTCTTCGTGGCGATGGTGCTCGGGCGTGACCTCGTCTTCTACACGGCGACCGTGGGGCTCGTGAACGCGGCCGTCGTCGTCGCGGCGCTCGCGCTCGTCGCCGGCGCACGGTGGCGGCTTCGGGACGACGGCGCGGCGTCCGATTCGACCGCCAGCGTCTCTGATTGA
- a CDS encoding basic amino acid ABC transporter substrate-binding protein, translated as MQRRTYLKSTGAAAAGLSMAGCLGFGGGGSETVTIGSDIPYRPFEYETTEGELTGFDVDIAEAIFVGQLDMEYEFIQTSFDTIIPSLNNGNFRVVMSAMTINDERAEQVDFSDPYFTAYQTIVVRQDSDISSTEDMQGVRVGVQRGTTGEGAAVELQEELDGDLEINRYDQIPDAFSALLNGQVDAVINDNTVSAEFVNGEGEGEVRFVEGEGAAAESGENAPPYLTLTVENYGIAFRQDDDEFREEVNGALAAIREDGTYDEIYSEYFAG; from the coding sequence ATGCAGAGACGAACTTACCTGAAGTCGACCGGAGCCGCGGCCGCGGGCCTCTCGATGGCCGGCTGTCTCGGGTTCGGCGGCGGCGGTTCCGAAACGGTCACGATCGGCTCCGACATCCCGTACCGACCGTTCGAGTACGAGACGACCGAGGGGGAGCTGACCGGCTTCGACGTCGACATCGCGGAGGCGATCTTCGTGGGCCAGCTCGACATGGAGTACGAGTTCATCCAGACCTCCTTCGACACGATCATCCCGTCGCTGAACAACGGGAACTTCCGCGTCGTCATGTCCGCGATGACGATCAACGACGAGCGGGCCGAACAGGTCGACTTCTCGGACCCGTACTTCACCGCCTACCAGACCATCGTCGTCCGGCAGGACTCCGACATCAGTTCGACCGAGGACATGCAGGGCGTCCGCGTGGGCGTCCAGCGCGGGACGACCGGCGAGGGCGCGGCCGTGGAGCTCCAGGAGGAACTGGACGGCGACCTCGAGATCAACCGCTACGACCAGATTCCCGACGCGTTCAGCGCGCTGTTGAACGGGCAGGTCGACGCCGTCATCAACGACAACACCGTCAGCGCGGAGTTCGTCAACGGCGAGGGCGAGGGCGAGGTTCGCTTCGTCGAGGGCGAGGGCGCGGCCGCGGAATCGGGCGAGAACGCCCCGCCGTACCTCACGCTCACCGTCGAGAACTACGGGATCGCCTTCCGGCAGGACGACGACGAGTTCCGCGAGGAGGTCAACGGCGCGCTCGCCGCGATCCGCGAGGACGGGACGTACGACGAGATCTACAGCGAGTACTTCGCCGGGTAA
- a CDS encoding amino acid ABC transporter permease, with amino-acid sequence MATDTERAAERDRGFLEQLNDRTFRRLGVVGTTVFALGVAAFIGYILLVRVDYSLLVEIIYPQFTFAFLRVIGLVVISSVLSVIAGVLVGLARVSRTGVTSSIAKSYIEFFRGTPLLFQLFVIYLGVPQLWPPGQFPVDQFNYYAAVIGLTLNHAAYVGEAIRGGIESIPDGQMEAARSLGMSYIQSMREVVLPQAWRNSLAAIGNDQVILVKDTSLLTVLAIPELLSAFRQINSATFDAWTPIVLVAVAYLMITIPLGKVIRTLEERADPAAAGGDH; translated from the coding sequence ATGGCGACCGACACCGAGCGCGCGGCCGAGCGGGACCGCGGCTTCCTCGAACAGCTGAACGACCGAACCTTCCGTCGGCTCGGCGTCGTCGGGACGACGGTGTTCGCGCTCGGCGTCGCGGCGTTCATCGGCTACATCCTGCTCGTGCGGGTCGACTACTCGCTCCTCGTCGAGATCATCTACCCGCAGTTCACGTTCGCGTTCCTCCGGGTGATCGGGCTCGTCGTGATCTCCAGCGTGCTCTCGGTCATCGCGGGGGTGCTGGTCGGGCTGGCCCGGGTGTCGCGGACGGGCGTGACGAGTTCGATCGCCAAGAGCTACATCGAGTTCTTCCGCGGGACGCCGCTGCTGTTCCAGCTGTTCGTCATCTACCTCGGCGTGCCACAGCTGTGGCCGCCCGGACAGTTCCCCGTCGACCAGTTCAACTACTACGCCGCGGTCATCGGCCTGACGCTGAACCACGCGGCCTACGTCGGCGAGGCGATCCGGGGCGGCATTGAGTCGATCCCCGACGGGCAGATGGAGGCCGCGCGCTCGCTCGGCATGTCGTACATCCAGTCGATGCGGGAGGTCGTCCTCCCGCAGGCGTGGCGAAACTCGCTGGCCGCCATCGGCAACGACCAGGTGATCCTCGTGAAGGACACCTCGCTGCTGACGGTTCTCGCCATCCCGGAACTGCTGAGCGCGTTTCGCCAGATCAACTCCGCGACGTTCGACGCGTGGACGCCCATCGTGCTCGTCGCGGTCGCGTACCTCATGATCACCATCCCGCTCGGGAAGGTGATCCGGACCCTGGAGGAGCGTGCCGATCCGGCAGCCGCCGGGGGTGATCACTGA
- a CDS encoding amino acid ABC transporter ATP-binding protein, with translation MSLLEFEQVNKYFGDAHVLKDIDLEVDEREVAVVIGPSGSGKSTLLRCTNRLEEIQSGEIRLDGVPLTDPDADINRLRQRIGMVFQSFNLFPHKTALENVALAPIKVRGLREGEAHERANQLLERVGLGNQTASYPSQLSGGQQQRVAIARALAMDPEVMLFDEVTSALDPELVGEVLEVMRDLADEGMTMMVVTHEMGFAREVADSITLMAEGEIVERTPPEQFFDEPTTDRGRQFLSKLL, from the coding sequence ATGTCGCTGCTCGAGTTCGAGCAGGTGAACAAGTACTTCGGCGACGCGCACGTCCTGAAGGACATCGACCTCGAGGTGGACGAACGGGAGGTCGCCGTCGTCATCGGCCCCTCCGGCTCCGGGAAATCGACGCTGCTCCGGTGTACGAACCGCCTCGAGGAGATCCAGTCGGGCGAGATTCGGCTGGACGGCGTCCCGTTGACCGACCCGGACGCGGACATCAACCGCCTCCGGCAACGCATCGGGATGGTGTTCCAGTCGTTCAACCTGTTCCCGCACAAGACGGCCCTGGAGAACGTCGCGCTCGCGCCGATCAAGGTTCGGGGGCTCCGGGAGGGGGAGGCCCACGAACGGGCCAACCAGCTTCTCGAGCGCGTCGGGCTGGGGAACCAGACGGCGTCGTACCCGTCACAGCTCTCGGGCGGCCAGCAGCAGCGGGTCGCCATCGCCCGCGCGCTGGCGATGGACCCCGAGGTGATGCTGTTCGACGAGGTGACGAGCGCGCTCGACCCGGAACTCGTCGGCGAGGTGCTGGAGGTGATGCGGGATCTCGCGGACGAGGGCATGACGATGATGGTCGTCACCCACGAGATGGGCTTCGCCCGCGAGGTGGCCGACAGCATCACGCTGATGGCCGAGGGCGAGATCGTCGAGCGCACGCCGCCCGAGCAGTTCTTCGACGAGCCGACGACCGACCGCGGTCGGCAGTTCCTCTCGAAGCTGTTGTAG